In a single window of the Cervus elaphus chromosome 1, mCerEla1.1, whole genome shotgun sequence genome:
- the LOC122702262 gene encoding olfactory receptor 52M1-like produces the protein MPPLNTSHPSPVTFLLMGIPGLEHLHVWIGIPFCSMYVVAVVGNVTILAVVRAERSLHEPMFLFLCMLSVTDLVLSTSTLPRMLCLFWLGAHDIAFDACLTQIFFIHSFTALESGFFLSMAIDRYVAICHPLRHTTILTHTRITIMGIIVVIRGVAFFSPHPILLKQLPYCRTRIIAHTYCEFMAVVKLACLDTGTTKRYSLSMATIIGSCDAILTAISYVFILRSVFRLPSREASFKALGTCGSHVCVILVFYSTAGFSIFTHRFGKNIPAHIHIFIANIYLLVPPFLNPIVYRVRTKKIREHVLRTLVVKAV, from the coding sequence ATGCCTCCTCTCAACACTTCTCATCCCTCTCCTGTCACCTTCTTGCTGATGGGCATCCCAGGACTGGAGCACCTGCATGTCTGGATAGGGATTCCCTTCTGCTCTATGTATGTGGTGGCGGTGGTGGGGAATGTGACCATTCTAGCTGTGGTGAGGGCAGAACGAAGCCTCCACGAGCCTATGTTCCTCTTTTTGTGCATGCTCTCAGTCACTGACCTGGTCCTCTCCACGTCTACACTGCCTCGCATGCTCTGTCTCTTCTGGCTTGGAGCCCATGACATTGCCTTTGATGCCTGCCTGACCCAAATATTCTTCATTCATAGTTTTACTGCTTTGGAATCAGGCTTTTTTTTGTCCATGGCCattgaccgctatgtggccatttgTCATCCACTGCGCCACACCACCATTCTTACCCACACTCGCATCACTATAATGGGTATTATTGTGGTGATTCGGGGAGTTGCTTTCTTTTCTCCGCATCCCATTCTGCTCAAACAGCTGCCTTACTGCAGAACACGAATCATTGCCCACACCTACTGTGAGTTTATGGCCGTTGTGAAGCTGGCGTGTTTGGACACAGGGACCACTAAGCGTTATAGCCTCAGTATGGCTACTATCATTGGCTCATGTGATGCAATTCTTACTGCTATATCCTATGTCTTCATCCTCCGCTCTGTATTCCGCCTACCATCCCGAGAAGCTAGCTTTAAGGCTTTAGGCACATGTGGGTCCCATGTCTGTGTTATTCTTGTCTTCTACTCCACAGCTGGTTTTTCCATTTTCACTCACCGTTTTGGGAAAAATATACCTGCACATATCCACATTTTTATTGCAAATATATATCTTTTGGTGCCCCCTTTTCTCAACCCCATTGTGTATAGAGTAAGGACCAAGAAAATACGAGAACATGTTCTTAGGACACTAGTGGTCAAAGCTGTCTGA
- the LOC122702272 gene encoding olfactory receptor 52K2-like, with protein sequence MLDHNRSNLQLTTFLLLGIPGLEDAHQWISIPFCLVYLLSLMGNVALLLIIKTDRKLHEPMYLFLCMLSVADLMLTSCTLPKILSLFWFNDREIYFEACLTQMYFIHSLSTMESGFILAMAFDRFVAICHPLRHSTILTPAVIVGLGLLIVFRGAVLLSPHPFLLRWLSYCKTNVIPHTYCEFMALIKLVCSETRIRRAYSLIVAFLTGGLDFILIICSYVLILLTVFNLPSKAARFKTLSTCVSHVWVILVFYTPAFFSFLTHRFGHHIAPPVHIFIANIYLLIPPMMNPIIYGVKTKRIREGFLKFLTIKCVQLCKVCESPDHQQR encoded by the coding sequence ATGCTAGACCACAACAGGAGCAACCTTCAACTTACCACCTTCCTGCTACTTGGCATTCCAGGATTGGAGGATGCCCACCAATGGATCTCCATCCCCTTCTGTCTGGTCTACCTACTGTCACTGATGGGAAATGTTGCTCTTTTATTAATTATCAAGACAGATCGCAAACTGCACGAACCTATGTACCTCTTTCTATGCATGCTCTCAGTTGCTGATTTGATGCTTACTTCTTGTACACTTCCTAAGATACTCAGTCTCTTCTGGTTCAATGACAGAGAGATCTACTTTGAGGCCTGCCTTACTCAAATGtattttatccattctctatcTACTATGGAATCTGGATTTATCTTGGCCATGGCTTTTGATCGATTTGTAGCTATCTGCCACCCCCTAAGACATTCCACTATCTTAACACCTGCAGTGATTGTAGGCTTGGGTTTGCTTATTGTCTTCAGAGGAGCTGTACTTCTCAGTCCACATCCCTTTCTACTGAGATGGCTTTCCTACTGCAAAACTAATGTCATCCCCCATACTTACTGTGAGTTTATGGCCCTGATAAAGCTGGTTTGCTCTGAGACCAGGATTCGTAGAGCCTACAGCCTAATTGTGGCATTCCTAACAGGAGGATTGGATTTCATACTGATCATCTGTTCTTATGTCCTTATTCTTCTCACAGTCTTCAATCTCCCATCCAAAGCTGCCCGCTTCAAGACCTTAAGTACCTGTGTCTCCCATGTATGGGTCATCTTGGTGTTTTATACAccagcttttttctcttttctcactcATAGGTTTGGTCACCACATTGCTCCACCTGTCCACATTTTTATAGCCAATATATACCTTCTTATTCCACCCATGATGAATCCTATTATTTATGGTGTTAAAACCAAAAGAATCAGGGAaggatttcttaaatttttaacaatCAAATGTGTTCAACTTTGCAAAGTTTGTGAGTCCCCAGATCATCAACAGAGATAA